One genomic segment of Nocardioides cavernaquae includes these proteins:
- the gap gene encoding type I glyceraldehyde-3-phosphate dehydrogenase produces MTVRVGINGFGRIGRNFFRAVRAQNAAGLYPPGQGDIEIVAVNDLTDNAVLAHLLKYDSILGRLDADVSATADSIVVGDQTIVAFAERDPANLPWKDVDVDIVIESTGFFTDATAARAHIDSGGAKKVIISAPATHEDVTIVMGVNHKIYDPDKHNVISNASCTTNCLAPMVKALHECLGIARGLMTTVHAYTADQNLQDNIHKDLRRARAAALNVVPTSTGAAKAIGVVLPELKGKLDGYAVRVPVPTGSMTDLTFVAERSTTVEEVNSIMRLAAEGPLAGYLRYSTAPIVSSDIVTDPASCIFDAPLTKVIGNTVKVVGWYDNEWGYSNRLADLTTYVGRGL; encoded by the coding sequence GTGACCGTACGAGTAGGCATCAACGGCTTCGGCCGGATCGGCCGCAACTTCTTCCGCGCCGTCCGCGCGCAGAACGCCGCAGGCCTCTACCCACCAGGCCAAGGCGATATCGAGATCGTTGCCGTCAACGACCTCACCGACAACGCAGTGCTTGCGCACCTGTTGAAGTACGACTCCATCCTGGGTCGCCTCGACGCCGACGTGTCCGCGACCGCGGACTCGATCGTCGTGGGCGACCAGACCATCGTCGCCTTTGCCGAGCGCGACCCCGCGAACCTGCCGTGGAAGGACGTCGACGTCGACATCGTGATCGAGTCGACCGGCTTCTTCACCGACGCCACCGCGGCCCGCGCCCACATCGACTCCGGTGGCGCGAAGAAGGTGATCATCTCCGCGCCGGCCACACATGAGGACGTCACGATCGTGATGGGCGTCAACCACAAGATCTACGACCCGGACAAGCACAACGTCATCTCCAATGCCTCGTGCACGACCAACTGCCTCGCCCCGATGGTCAAGGCGCTGCACGAGTGCCTCGGCATCGCACGCGGCCTGATGACGACCGTCCACGCCTACACCGCCGACCAGAACCTCCAGGACAACATCCACAAGGACCTGCGTCGCGCCCGTGCTGCAGCACTCAACGTCGTACCCACCTCGACGGGTGCCGCCAAGGCGATCGGCGTCGTGCTCCCGGAGCTCAAGGGCAAGCTCGACGGGTACGCCGTCCGGGTGCCGGTGCCGACCGGATCGATGACCGACCTGACCTTCGTTGCCGAGCGGTCCACCACGGTCGAGGAGGTCAACTCGATCATGCGGCTTGCCGCCGAGGGCCCGCTCGCCGGCTACCTCCGCTACTCGACCGCTCCGATTGTCTCCTCCGACATCGTCACTGACCCGGCCTCCTGCATCTTCGATGCGCCGCTGACCAAGGTCATCGGCAACACCGTCAAGGTCGTCGGCTGGTACGACAACGAGTGGGGCTACTCCAACCGCCTCGCCGACCTCACGACGTACGTCGGACGCGGGCTCTGA
- a CDS encoding phosphoribulokinase, translating into MSAKHPVVVITGSSGAGTSTVLKTFSQIFRRENMNAAYVEGDSFHRYDRMAMKEEMSKAIASGDHTFSHFGPEANLFEELETLFREYGETGSGKIRKYLHDDEEAAPYGQEPGTFTPWETIPAGTDLLFYEGLHGAITTEKVDIASFADLTVGVVPVINLEWMQKLHRDKSKRGYSTEAVTETILRRMDDYVNYMCPQFSRTDVNFQRVPVVDTSNPFIARTIPTNDESMLVIRFKDPRGIDFPYLLSMLHDSFMSRPNTIVCPGGKMDLAMQLIFTPMLWRLMERRSKAR; encoded by the coding sequence ATGTCCGCCAAGCACCCCGTCGTCGTCATCACCGGCTCGTCCGGCGCCGGCACGTCCACCGTCCTGAAGACGTTCTCCCAGATCTTCCGCCGCGAGAACATGAACGCGGCGTACGTCGAGGGCGACAGCTTCCACCGCTACGACCGCATGGCGATGAAGGAGGAGATGTCGAAGGCGATCGCCTCCGGCGACCACACCTTCAGCCACTTCGGCCCGGAGGCCAACCTCTTCGAGGAGCTCGAGACCCTCTTCCGCGAGTACGGCGAGACCGGCTCGGGCAAGATCCGCAAGTACCTCCACGACGACGAGGAGGCCGCGCCGTACGGCCAGGAGCCGGGCACGTTCACGCCGTGGGAGACCATCCCGGCCGGCACGGACCTGCTCTTCTACGAGGGCCTGCACGGCGCGATCACGACCGAGAAGGTCGACATCGCCTCCTTCGCCGACCTCACCGTCGGCGTCGTCCCGGTCATCAACCTGGAGTGGATGCAGAAGCTGCACCGCGACAAGTCGAAGCGCGGCTACTCCACCGAGGCGGTCACCGAGACGATCCTGCGCCGCATGGACGACTACGTGAACTACATGTGCCCGCAGTTCTCGCGCACGGACGTGAACTTCCAGCGCGTCCCGGTCGTCGACACGTCCAACCCGTTCATCGCCCGCACGATCCCGACGAACGACGAGTCGATGCTGGTGATCCGGTTCAAGGACCCCCGCGGGATCGACTTCCCGTACCTGCTCTCGATGCTGCACGACTCGTTCATGTCGCGCCCGAACACCATCGTCTGCCCCGGCGGAAAGATGGATCTGGCGATGCAGCTCATCTTCACCCCGATGCTGTGGCGCCTCATGGAGCGTCGCAGCAAGGCCCGCTGA
- a CDS encoding Dyp-type peroxidase, whose amino-acid sequence MAAKAIPQDVLAPPARSAIFLVLTVRDGDEAADTVRGVLGDVAALVRSVGFRIPEAQLSCVTGIGSDLWDRLYPEAARPAHLHPFRALAGTVPSVVTGAAHQAPSTPGDLLFHIRSTRQDTCFELSRQLMVRLGEVAEAVDEVHGFRYYDERDLLGFVDGTENPGGAIAIDTVFVGDEDHEFAGSSYVIVQKYLHDLDAWGRLTVEQQQLIVGRTKSDDIELPDDVKPTNSHVAVNTIVDTDGNEQRIVRENMPFGSAGAGEFGTFFCGYAADPRITELMLSRMFIGEPEGNYDRILDFSRAVTGCSFFVPTASFLEDQAD is encoded by the coding sequence GTGGCGGCGAAGGCGATTCCGCAGGACGTGCTGGCTCCACCGGCGAGGTCGGCCATCTTCCTGGTCCTGACTGTCCGCGACGGCGACGAGGCGGCGGACACGGTCCGCGGCGTACTCGGTGATGTTGCTGCCTTGGTCCGCTCGGTCGGCTTCCGCATCCCCGAGGCGCAGCTGAGCTGCGTGACGGGCATCGGCAGCGACCTCTGGGACCGGCTCTATCCCGAGGCCGCGCGCCCCGCGCACCTGCACCCGTTCCGGGCACTCGCCGGCACCGTGCCCAGCGTCGTGACGGGAGCTGCGCACCAGGCGCCTTCGACTCCCGGCGACCTGCTCTTCCACATCCGCTCGACCCGCCAGGACACCTGCTTCGAGCTCAGCCGTCAGTTGATGGTGCGGCTCGGCGAGGTGGCCGAGGCGGTTGATGAGGTGCACGGCTTCCGCTACTACGACGAGCGCGACCTGCTCGGCTTCGTCGACGGCACGGAGAACCCGGGTGGCGCCATCGCCATCGACACGGTCTTCGTGGGCGACGAGGACCATGAGTTCGCGGGCAGCAGCTATGTCATCGTGCAGAAGTACCTCCACGACCTGGACGCCTGGGGGAGGCTCACCGTCGAGCAGCAGCAGCTCATCGTCGGCCGCACCAAATCGGACGACATCGAGCTGCCCGACGACGTCAAGCCGACCAACTCCCATGTCGCGGTCAACACGATCGTCGACACGGACGGCAACGAGCAGCGCATCGTGCGGGAGAACATGCCCTTCGGCTCGGCTGGTGCGGGCGAGTTCGGCACCTTCTTCTGCGGCTATGCGGCGGACCCCCGCATCACCGAGCTCATGCTGAGCCGCATGTTCATCGGCGAGCCCGAGGGCAACTACGACCGGATCCTCGACTTCTCGCGCGCAGTCACAGGCTGCAGCTTCTTCGTCCCGACGGCCTCGTTCCTCGAGGACCAGGCCGACTGA
- a CDS encoding phosphoglycerate kinase produces the protein MADLSSLGDLRGKRVLVRSDLNVPLDGPADDLRITDDGRIRASVPTIKALADAGARVVVTAHLGRPSGAPDAAYSLAPVAARLGELLAQDVAFAADTVGDSATAVVGALADGQVAVLENVRFNAGETSKDDAERGAFADQLAALADAFVSDGFGVVHRKQASVYDVAQRLPHAMGNLVATEIDVLRRLTETPERPYVVVLGGSKVSDKLGVIDNLLGKADKLLIGGGMVFTFLKAQGHEVGKSLLEEDQIPTVLDYLKRAADTGVEIVLPTDIVVADAFGDEASARVVAADAIPAESLGLDIGPESGKAFAEALADAKTVFWNGPMGVFEQAAFAEGTRAVAQALTGISGLSVVGGGDSAAAVRTLGFDEAAFGHISTGGGASLEYLEGRELPGVTVLEAR, from the coding sequence ATGGCCGACCTCTCCTCGCTCGGCGACCTCCGCGGCAAGCGCGTCCTCGTGCGCTCCGATCTCAACGTCCCGCTCGATGGCCCGGCGGATGACCTGCGGATCACCGACGACGGCCGGATCCGCGCGTCAGTGCCGACGATCAAGGCTCTGGCCGATGCGGGAGCCCGGGTGGTCGTGACGGCGCACCTCGGCCGGCCCTCCGGCGCTCCTGACGCGGCGTACTCACTGGCTCCTGTTGCCGCCCGCCTCGGCGAGCTCCTGGCCCAGGACGTTGCGTTCGCAGCCGACACGGTGGGGGACAGCGCCACAGCTGTCGTCGGTGCCCTCGCCGACGGTCAGGTCGCCGTCCTCGAGAACGTACGTTTCAACGCCGGTGAGACGTCGAAGGACGACGCCGAGCGTGGTGCGTTCGCCGACCAGCTCGCTGCCCTGGCTGATGCGTTCGTCTCCGACGGGTTCGGGGTGGTGCACCGCAAGCAGGCCAGCGTGTACGACGTGGCGCAGCGTCTGCCGCACGCGATGGGCAACCTGGTCGCGACCGAGATCGACGTGCTGCGTCGGCTCACCGAGACCCCCGAGCGGCCCTACGTGGTCGTCCTCGGCGGCTCCAAGGTCTCCGACAAGCTCGGCGTGATCGACAACCTGCTGGGCAAGGCCGACAAGCTCCTCATCGGCGGCGGGATGGTCTTCACGTTCCTCAAGGCCCAGGGCCACGAGGTCGGCAAGAGCCTGCTCGAGGAGGACCAGATCCCCACGGTCCTGGACTACCTCAAGCGTGCCGCCGACACCGGCGTGGAGATCGTCCTGCCGACCGACATCGTGGTTGCCGACGCGTTCGGCGACGAAGCCTCTGCCCGCGTCGTCGCGGCGGACGCGATCCCCGCCGAGTCCCTGGGGCTCGACATCGGGCCCGAGTCCGGCAAGGCCTTCGCGGAGGCGCTGGCGGATGCGAAGACCGTTTTCTGGAACGGACCCATGGGGGTCTTCGAGCAGGCTGCCTTCGCCGAGGGCACCCGCGCGGTCGCGCAGGCGCTGACCGGCATCTCCGGGCTCTCGGTCGTCGGTGGCGGCGACTCTGCTGCTGCGGTGCGCACGCTCGGGTTCGACGAGGCCGCGTTCGGCCACATCTCGACCGGCGGCGGCGCGTCGCTGGAGTACCTCGAGGGCAGGGAGCTTCCGGGCGTCACCGTGCTGGAAGCGCGCTGA
- the tkt gene encoding transketolase, which translates to MTETISTSTTGAPRAASTDLAAETDQRAIDTLRFLAADMVQAANSGHPGMPMGAAPMAWTLWSRHLRHDPASPDWADRDRFVLSAGHGSALLYGLLHIFGYDLPEAELRRFRQVGSQTPGHPEFGHTAGVECTTGPLGQGLTMAVGMALAERMANARFPDITGHHTYAIVGDGCLMEGISHEAGSFAGHLGLGNLIVLWDDNDITIDGGVGRSCGDDQLARFAAYGWHTEAVIDGNDVEAIDAAITRAKADPRPSFIAVRTVIGFGAPGVEGTSKAHGSPLGPELLTRTKEIFGWTEPDFGVPADVRAACAAIAGRGAEARAEWDGAFAAFEAANPDAAAEWRRTHARELPRGVAEALASVPADKPRATRVASQACLNALFPVMPELVGGSADLAGSTGTAAGDPVTAGDYANRAIAFGIREFGMAAILNGMSLHGGFRVFGSTFLVFADYLRPALRLSALMKQPVIYVLTHDSIAVGEDGPTHQPVEHVESLRIIPGVQVLRPADDAETAEAWRMALSRTDGPTALILSRQNLPQLDPARHNPSATVEIVATGSEVHLAEAVAEGLRGDGYNVGVVSPLDRTRYAPSAGATRVSIEAGVTAGWDGIVDLAIGLDDFGTCGPGGEVLAHHGFTTDAVLSRVRSHLRSAEGR; encoded by the coding sequence ATGACCGAGACCATCAGCACGAGCACCACCGGAGCGCCGCGGGCGGCCTCGACAGACCTGGCGGCCGAGACCGACCAGCGGGCCATCGACACGCTGCGCTTCCTCGCCGCCGACATGGTGCAGGCCGCCAACTCCGGCCACCCCGGCATGCCGATGGGTGCGGCCCCGATGGCGTGGACCCTGTGGAGCCGGCACCTCCGGCACGACCCGGCCTCGCCGGACTGGGCAGACCGGGACCGTTTCGTCCTGTCGGCGGGCCACGGCTCGGCGCTGCTCTACGGCCTGCTGCACATCTTCGGGTACGACCTCCCCGAGGCCGAGCTGCGGCGCTTCCGGCAGGTCGGATCGCAGACTCCGGGCCACCCGGAGTTCGGGCACACGGCCGGCGTCGAGTGCACGACCGGCCCGCTGGGCCAGGGCCTCACGATGGCCGTCGGCATGGCGCTCGCTGAGCGCATGGCGAACGCCCGCTTCCCCGACATCACCGGCCACCACACCTACGCGATCGTCGGCGACGGCTGCCTCATGGAGGGCATCAGCCACGAGGCCGGGTCCTTCGCCGGCCACCTCGGCCTGGGCAACCTGATCGTGCTCTGGGACGACAACGACATCACCATCGACGGCGGAGTCGGTCGCTCCTGTGGCGATGACCAGCTGGCCCGCTTCGCGGCGTACGGCTGGCACACCGAGGCCGTCATCGACGGCAACGACGTCGAGGCCATCGATGCGGCAATCACCCGCGCCAAGGCCGACCCGCGTCCGAGCTTCATCGCGGTCCGCACGGTCATCGGCTTCGGCGCACCCGGTGTGGAGGGCACCTCCAAGGCCCACGGTTCGCCGCTCGGCCCCGAGCTGCTGACCCGGACCAAGGAGATCTTCGGGTGGACCGAGCCCGACTTCGGTGTCCCGGCTGACGTGCGCGCGGCGTGCGCCGCGATCGCCGGCCGCGGCGCCGAGGCGCGCGCCGAGTGGGATGGCGCGTTCGCTGCGTTCGAGGCCGCGAACCCGGACGCGGCGGCCGAGTGGCGGCGTACTCACGCACGTGAGCTGCCGCGCGGAGTCGCCGAGGCGCTGGCCTCGGTGCCGGCCGACAAGCCCCGCGCCACGCGCGTCGCGTCGCAGGCCTGCCTGAACGCACTGTTCCCGGTGATGCCGGAGCTGGTCGGCGGCTCCGCCGACCTCGCGGGATCCACGGGTACGGCGGCCGGTGACCCGGTCACGGCCGGCGACTACGCCAACCGGGCGATCGCCTTCGGCATCCGCGAGTTCGGCATGGCAGCGATCCTCAACGGCATGAGCCTGCACGGCGGCTTCCGGGTCTTCGGCAGCACGTTCCTGGTCTTCGCCGACTACCTGCGCCCCGCCCTGCGGCTCTCCGCGCTGATGAAGCAGCCGGTGATCTACGTGCTCACCCACGACTCGATCGCGGTCGGCGAGGACGGTCCGACCCACCAGCCGGTCGAGCACGTCGAGTCGCTGCGGATCATCCCCGGCGTGCAGGTCCTGCGTCCGGCCGATGACGCCGAGACCGCCGAGGCCTGGCGGATGGCGCTGTCGCGGACGGATGGGCCCACAGCCCTGATCCTGTCCCGCCAGAACCTCCCCCAGCTCGACCCGGCCCGGCACAACCCGTCGGCGACCGTCGAGATCGTGGCCACCGGCTCGGAGGTCCACCTCGCCGAGGCGGTCGCCGAGGGCCTGCGCGGCGACGGCTACAACGTCGGCGTCGTGTCGCCGCTCGACCGGACCCGCTACGCACCCAGCGCGGGGGCCACCAGGGTCAGCATCGAGGCCGGTGTCACCGCAGGGTGGGACGGCATCGTCGACCTCGCGATCGGCCTGGACGACTTCGGCACCTGCGGGCCCGGCGGCGAGGTGCTCGCTCACCACGGCTTCACGACCGATGCCGTGCTGTCCAGGGTCCGCAGCCACCTTCGCTCAGCGGAAGGACGCTGA
- a CDS encoding class 1 fructose-bisphosphatase: MLTDRSTLTQFLIEERRRHPGSSGELNSLILDVALACKAISRRIASGALTGSLGKVGAVNVQGEQQQKLDVIANDIFLRANEWAGQLTGMASEELDDPYAIPDGYPRGKYLLTFDPLDGSSNIDVNVSVGSIFSILRAPVAGEHAVVEDFLQPGTEQVAAGYAIYGPSTLLVLTVGTGVHAFTLDPDLGEFILTRQDIQIPQTTSEYAVNSSNRRFWEPAILRYVDECLQGVNGPRQRDFNMRWVASLVAETHRILTRGGVFLYPRDSKDPTKEGRLRLLYEAGPIAMLVEQAGGRATTGRERILEVKPTDLHQRIGFIFGSREEVELIEKYHAEEPDGPVAEHALYGLRGLFRPGN; the protein is encoded by the coding sequence ATGCTGACCGATCGATCGACACTCACGCAGTTCCTCATCGAGGAACGGCGCCGGCACCCGGGGTCGAGCGGCGAGCTGAACTCGCTCATCCTCGACGTTGCCCTGGCCTGCAAGGCGATCTCCCGTCGCATCGCCTCGGGCGCCCTGACCGGCAGCCTGGGCAAGGTCGGCGCCGTCAACGTCCAGGGCGAGCAGCAGCAGAAGCTCGACGTGATCGCCAACGACATCTTCCTGCGCGCCAACGAGTGGGCCGGCCAGCTCACGGGCATGGCCTCCGAGGAGCTCGACGACCCGTACGCGATCCCGGACGGCTACCCGCGCGGCAAGTACCTGCTCACCTTCGACCCGCTCGACGGGTCCTCCAACATCGACGTCAACGTCTCCGTCGGCAGCATCTTCTCGATCCTGCGCGCCCCCGTCGCCGGCGAGCACGCGGTCGTCGAGGACTTCCTCCAGCCCGGCACCGAGCAGGTCGCCGCGGGCTACGCGATCTACGGCCCGTCGACACTGCTCGTGCTGACCGTCGGCACCGGCGTGCACGCGTTCACACTCGACCCGGACCTGGGTGAGTTCATCCTGACCCGCCAGGACATCCAGATCCCGCAGACCACCTCCGAGTACGCCGTGAACAGCTCCAACCGCCGCTTCTGGGAGCCAGCCATCCTGCGCTACGTCGACGAGTGCCTGCAGGGCGTCAACGGCCCGCGCCAGCGCGACTTCAACATGCGCTGGGTGGCCTCCCTGGTCGCCGAGACCCACCGGATCCTGACCCGCGGTGGCGTCTTCCTCTACCCGCGCGACAGCAAGGACCCGACCAAGGAGGGCCGGCTGCGGCTGCTCTACGAAGCCGGTCCGATCGCGATGCTGGTCGAGCAGGCCGGAGGCCGGGCAACCACCGGGCGTGAGCGGATCCTCGAGGTCAAGCCGACCGACCTGCACCAGCGCATCGGGTTCATCTTCGGCTCGCGCGAGGAGGTCGAGCTGATCGAGAAGTACCACGCCGAGGAGCCCGACGGTCCGGTCGCCGAGCACGCCCTCTACGGCCTGCGTGGCCTGTTCCGTCCCGGCAACTGA
- a CDS encoding GAF domain-containing sensor histidine kinase: MSKAALSVPDAAELAARFSADSVILYAIEGQDLGIVDIWPVHPSARDLKLQVGFGVTGRVARTRRPLLLHEDSPRNPLHRELIHIGPNETVARMCVPLPGLHGGLEEGVLGVLALTRPPRRPFTPDDLERAQAFAPILGLHLHAEQLWRAVNRHRTERDRLIKQAISAQEAERRRIAFDLHDGVTTALASMAFHLSAADLTVGQLAAASTLAQPGTDATPAADADAAAAADAEKRKQGLERARAELGAARALADMAYAQTRAAISGLHSLVLDDLGLTAAFESLVQMASREDGPRIDLVVDPAVESDDVPDHAAAAFYRIAQETLANAVKHADATRIRLSLRRDGDSIVLNCSDDGQGFDLEAQRSARAADDEGEQHFGLSSVAERCAMIEASLRVESRPGGGTIVMVELPL, from the coding sequence GTGAGCAAGGCTGCCCTGTCCGTTCCCGACGCTGCCGAGCTGGCGGCGCGGTTCAGCGCGGACAGCGTGATCCTCTACGCGATCGAGGGCCAGGACCTCGGCATCGTCGACATCTGGCCGGTCCACCCATCCGCCAGGGACCTCAAGCTGCAGGTCGGGTTCGGCGTGACGGGCCGCGTTGCGCGCACCCGCCGACCGCTGCTGCTGCACGAGGACTCACCGCGCAACCCTCTCCACCGCGAGCTGATCCACATCGGCCCCAACGAGACCGTTGCGCGCATGTGCGTGCCGCTTCCCGGGCTCCACGGTGGCCTGGAGGAAGGCGTTCTCGGCGTGCTGGCGCTGACCCGCCCGCCACGCCGGCCCTTCACCCCAGACGACCTCGAGCGTGCCCAGGCGTTCGCTCCGATCCTCGGCCTGCACCTCCATGCGGAGCAGCTCTGGCGCGCGGTCAACCGGCACCGCACCGAGCGTGACCGGCTGATCAAGCAGGCGATCTCGGCGCAGGAGGCCGAGCGCCGGCGCATCGCGTTCGACCTGCACGACGGCGTCACGACCGCGCTCGCATCCATGGCGTTCCACCTGTCCGCGGCGGACCTCACGGTCGGCCAGCTCGCGGCGGCCAGCACCCTCGCGCAGCCGGGGACCGATGCCACGCCCGCTGCCGACGCCGACGCCGCTGCCGCTGCCGACGCCGAGAAGCGGAAGCAGGGCCTCGAGCGTGCCCGCGCCGAGCTGGGTGCGGCCCGCGCCCTTGCCGACATGGCCTACGCCCAGACCAGGGCCGCGATCTCCGGGCTGCACAGCCTCGTGCTCGACGACCTCGGGCTGACCGCCGCCTTCGAGTCGCTGGTGCAGATGGCGAGCCGCGAGGACGGCCCGCGCATCGACCTGGTCGTCGATCCCGCGGTCGAGAGCGACGACGTGCCCGACCATGCGGCCGCGGCGTTCTACCGGATCGCGCAGGAGACGCTGGCCAATGCGGTCAAGCACGCCGATGCCACCCGGATCCGGCTCTCGCTCCGCCGCGACGGTGACTCGATCGTGCTCAACTGCAGCGACGACGGCCAGGGGTTCGACCTCGAGGCACAGCGGAGTGCGCGTGCAGCCGATGACGAGGGCGAGCAGCACTTCGGGCTCAGCTCCGTCGCCGAGCGCTGCGCCATGATCGAGGCGTCGCTGCGGGTCGAGTCACGCCCTGGTGGCGGCACGATCGTCATGGTCGAGCTGCCGCTCTAA
- a CDS encoding response regulator, translating into MPTPPPPQRLVLVDDHEMVLHGLDAMLGHFPDDVEVVGHATNATDALTAVADTAPDTVLCDVRLGKESGLDLCRQITTQYPDTKVVLLTVYDDEHYLFQALRVGASGYILKRIDGQELVNHLNRVREGEVVVDHALAGRVALSAARLSAGEFWSGAHLGLTQRESEVLELLVAGHSNKGVAGKLVVSEDTVKTHIRGLYRKLGVSDRSGAIAVALREGLFR; encoded by the coding sequence ATGCCGACGCCTCCGCCCCCGCAGCGACTCGTGCTCGTCGACGACCACGAGATGGTGCTGCACGGCCTTGACGCGATGCTCGGGCACTTCCCCGACGACGTGGAGGTCGTCGGGCACGCGACCAACGCCACGGACGCGCTGACGGCCGTCGCGGACACGGCTCCGGACACGGTCCTGTGCGACGTGCGCCTGGGCAAGGAGAGCGGTCTCGACCTGTGCCGCCAGATCACCACGCAGTACCCGGACACGAAGGTCGTCCTGCTCACGGTGTACGACGACGAGCACTACCTCTTCCAGGCGCTCCGGGTCGGGGCGTCGGGCTACATCCTCAAGCGGATCGACGGCCAGGAGCTGGTCAACCACCTCAACCGGGTGCGCGAGGGTGAGGTCGTGGTCGACCACGCGCTGGCCGGCCGGGTCGCGCTGTCTGCCGCCCGTCTCTCGGCCGGGGAGTTCTGGTCGGGCGCCCACCTGGGCCTGACCCAGCGCGAGTCCGAGGTGCTCGAGCTCTTGGTTGCCGGCCACTCCAACAAGGGTGTCGCGGGCAAGCTCGTGGTCAGTGAGGACACCGTGAAGACCCACATCCGCGGGCTCTATCGCAAGCTCGGTGTCTCCGACCGCAGCGGTGCGATCGCGGTCGCGCTGCGCGAGGGGCTCTTCCGATGA
- a CDS encoding HAD-IA family hydrolase — protein sequence MRPGDRLEAVIFDVDGTLVDSERDGHRVAFNRTFEEAGLPDHWDLATYGKLLRITGGNRRMAHWFERNGMPPAQARELGERLHPRKTEIMRELIAEGAVRPRPGVTALIDALIARGVAVHVATTGTRAWVDPLLERSFGDRFDTVVTGTEVTDLKPSPAAYLEVLRLTGASPSHTVAVEDSSNGVRAAVAAGLTCIASYNSYTRDDDLEGAKLIVSSFDNPALVGWFRQRMPQMVSGA from the coding sequence GTGCGACCCGGGGACCGTCTGGAGGCCGTGATCTTCGACGTCGACGGCACGCTCGTCGACAGCGAGCGGGACGGTCACCGGGTTGCCTTCAACCGCACCTTCGAGGAGGCCGGCCTGCCGGACCACTGGGACCTGGCGACCTACGGGAAGCTGCTGCGCATCACCGGCGGCAACCGCCGGATGGCGCACTGGTTCGAGCGCAACGGGATGCCTCCCGCGCAGGCTCGAGAGCTCGGCGAAAGGCTGCACCCGCGCAAGACCGAGATCATGCGCGAGCTCATCGCCGAGGGTGCGGTGCGACCCCGCCCCGGGGTCACCGCGCTGATCGATGCGCTGATCGCACGCGGGGTGGCCGTGCATGTCGCCACCACGGGCACCCGCGCCTGGGTGGATCCGCTGCTCGAGCGCAGCTTCGGGGACCGGTTCGACACGGTGGTCACCGGCACGGAGGTCACTGACCTCAAGCCCAGCCCCGCGGCGTACCTCGAGGTGCTGCGGCTCACCGGCGCCTCGCCCTCGCACACTGTCGCCGTGGAGGACTCCTCCAACGGGGTGCGGGCGGCCGTTGCAGCCGGGCTGACGTGCATCGCGTCGTACAACTCCTACACGCGCGACGACGATCTCGAGGGCGCGAAGCTGATCGTGTCGAGCTTCGACAACCCGGCCCTGGTCGGGTGGTTCCGGCAGCGCATGCCCCAGATGGTCAGCGGGGCGTAG
- a CDS encoding class I fructose-bisphosphate aldolase — MTTTATATATLAENARTMTGNGRGILAADESIKTMSARLEAEGIPASETARRDYRELLLTAPGLSEWVSGIILADETFGQTLSDGRTFPEACRDLGILAGIKVDTGTSVLPGQDGAFITEGLDGLGARLASYAERGAAFAKWRAVIDVTNVSEYAARANAAALARYAALCQEHGIVPIVEPEVLCSGAHDLETCAQATGLALAALFEELGRAGVDMTGIVLKPNFVTPGLDAASVGAHDVAAATYEVLLDTVPSTVPGIAFLSGGHPTADVCAFLSALSAVPDRPWNVTFSFGRALVSDALHTWAGDAANVTAAQDVLKANCKVSSDAAS; from the coding sequence GACTGCAACCGCCACTGCCACGCTCGCGGAGAACGCACGGACCATGACCGGCAACGGTCGTGGCATCCTCGCCGCCGACGAGTCCATCAAGACCATGTCCGCCCGTCTCGAGGCCGAGGGCATCCCCGCCAGCGAGACCGCGCGTCGCGACTACCGCGAGCTGCTGCTGACCGCCCCCGGGCTGTCGGAGTGGGTCAGCGGCATCATCCTCGCCGACGAGACCTTCGGCCAGACGCTGAGCGACGGCCGCACCTTCCCCGAGGCCTGCCGTGACCTCGGCATCCTCGCGGGCATCAAGGTCGACACCGGCACGTCCGTCCTCCCCGGCCAGGACGGCGCGTTCATCACCGAGGGCCTCGACGGCCTCGGCGCGCGCCTCGCGTCGTACGCCGAGCGGGGTGCCGCCTTCGCCAAGTGGCGCGCGGTCATCGACGTGACCAACGTCAGCGAGTACGCCGCCCGCGCCAACGCCGCCGCGCTCGCCCGCTATGCCGCACTCTGCCAGGAGCACGGCATCGTCCCGATCGTCGAGCCCGAGGTGCTGTGCAGCGGCGCCCACGACCTGGAGACCTGCGCGCAGGCCACCGGGCTGGCGCTCGCGGCACTCTTCGAGGAGCTCGGGCGGGCCGGTGTCGACATGACCGGCATCGTGCTGAAGCCGAACTTCGTGACCCCCGGCCTCGACGCGGCGTCGGTCGGAGCGCACGACGTCGCGGCGGCGACGTACGAGGTGCTGCTCGACACGGTCCCCTCGACGGTGCCCGGCATCGCGTTCCTGTCCGGCGGTCACCCGACGGCCGACGTGTGTGCCTTCCTCTCCGCACTGAGCGCCGTGCCGGACCGCCCGTGGAACGTCACGTTCTCGTTCGGTCGCGCGCTGGTCAGCGACGCACTGCACACCTGGGCCGGCGACGCCGCCAACGTGACGGCCGCGCAGGACGTGCTCAAGGCGAACTGCAAGGTCTCCTCCGACGCCGCCAGCTGA